The Odocoileus virginianus isolate 20LAN1187 ecotype Illinois chromosome 13, Ovbor_1.2, whole genome shotgun sequence genome includes the window CAGATTGAAATTAGTTTATAATACACTATTTTTTCCACTTTCCTGCGTGTTTATaatttatcataaaaaataatctaTAGTGGAAAATATGCTGTGGACAGTTGTGTTCAAATACTGGGCCTGTATTTGTCTGCTGGAGCTGTAGTGACAAGAACTGGGTGgcagaaatgtgttttcttgaAATGCTGGAGGCCcgaggtccaagatcaaggtgtcagcagggctggtttcttctgaggcctttcCCACTGGCTTGTAGACGGCCACCTTCTGGCTTGCGTCCTCGTAGTCCTTCTGTGTCCGAATGTCCCACTCTGGATTGGATTAGAGGCTATCCTAATGACCTcactttaacttaattacctctttaaagagcctgtctctaaatacagtcacattgctCCTCCTGGAGTTAGAACTTCAccatatgaatttggagggacATAGTTCTGCCCATAGCTCTGCCACGTTACTAGTTGAGGCCTATCTGTGCCTCCGTGTTCACCGCTTTAAAATAGGCACATCATAATGATAAGGGCGCAGAGTTGTAAGGATTCAGTTGTTAAATAATATGTGTAAAGGTCTCAGAACTGTGTCAGGCATATAGTAAGGACGGAGTAAGCTGAGAATGTGTTTCGTGTTTAAATTATGCTCAGGTTCAGTATGACAGTGGGGTGAGAGGTGGGTTGCTTGGGGCCATTCCGTGGGAATCAAAGTTGTAATTATAGCCATTCCATGGCTTCCCGAGACTCCCTGGTGGGGCCATCAGGATCATCCCCCCCAGCTTCCTGGGTGGCCCAGTGACCAACACTGACAGGCCCGTGGTTGTCTATGGGCAGCGAGTGGACTGGCAGAGCTCAGCGGGCTCCCAACTGAGAGATGCCCTGACCCTGTCTCAGGTGGCCCGGAAGTTCGCCTTGGCCGAGGGGCGTCTGCTCCTTGCAGACCCTGATTGTTTCGTGTGTGTTTATTGACTCAGCACAGACCCCCTCGTGGGCCATTGTCACGCACACATTTGGTAAGCGGTGATGCAGAGTCAGAGTGGGGCCACTTCTCGGCTCCTGTGCGTATGGCATCAGTTAAAGGGGATATGGCCCGGGGGTGTTTGGTCTGCAGGCCGACCTCGGCAGTTGTTGGctcacttctctttctcttggCCCAGGTTACAGTGGTGGCAGCCCTCATGGCAGGTCCGCTGTGGCGGGCCACGGTGTTTGTGCAGAGACACAGGACGGGCCTGTTGGTGGGCTCCTGCACAGGCCTGTTCGGGGCCCAGATCTCGTACCACCTCTTCCCCGATCCTGTGGTCCAATGGCTATACCAGTACTGGCCCCAGGGCCAGCCGGCGCCTCTGTCCCCGGAACTGGAGAGGCTCTTCCAGGAGGTGCAGCAGGACATTGGCATCCCCTCGGGCCACCACTTCGAGGCCTTTACCACCTTCACCTTCCAGCCTGTGAGTGCCGGCTTCCCAAGACTCCCTGGCGGGGCCGTCGTGGGCATCCCTGCCAGCTTCCTGGGTGGCCCAGTGACCAACACTGACCGGCCCGTGGTGGTTTACGGGCAGCGCGTGGACTGGCGGAGCCCAGCAGGCGCCCGGCTGAGAGATGCCCTGACCCTGTCTCACGAGGCCCAGAAGTTTGCCTTGGCCAAGGAGGTGGTGTACCTGGAGAGTGGGACGGCCGCCCTGCAggccctgccagccccagccTGCCTGGTGGGCACCTGGGCGCTGGGTGTGGGGGCCAAGCACGCCTTGGGGCTTTACGGGGGCCCCATGAGCTTGCGGGCCGCCTTCAACTTGGTGGCAGCAGTGGCAGGCTTCGTGGCCTACGCCTTCTCCACGGACTCTCTCACCCACGCCCTGGAAGCCTGGCTGGACCGCCGCACGGCCTCCTTGTCTGCAGCCTATGCCCGGGGTGGGGCGGAATTCTACGAGAAGGTTCTGTCAGGCAACCTGGCTCTTCGCAGTCTGCTGGGCCAGCGGGGGGAGAAGCTCTACACACCCAGCGGGAACGTCGTTCCCAGACACTGGTTCCGCATCAAACACCTGCCCGACACGGCCCGCCGGGACTCGGTGCTGCAGATGTGGCGGGCAGCGCTTGGGCCCGGTGGCGCCTGAGGGCCTCATGGCCCGGACGGTTCCAGCTCAGGCAGGTGCCGCTCGCCGTGGACTCGGAACCCCACAGCCCAGTGTCAGCAGACTTGCAGCTTTGGGGGGCAGCCCAGTTCCTGCCCCAGCCCACCACCCGTGACCCAAGTCAGCTCGGACACGTCCTTTTATGAATCTGAGCCTTGGCTCCTCTCCTGTAAAACGGGGCTGATGTAAACTCCCTGGCATGCCTGTGGGGTTGTGTGAGGTCACTACAGGAGGGCCTGGGTGCCAGCGCCTGAATAAACAGAAGGC containing:
- the TMEM177 gene encoding transmembrane protein 177, whose amino-acid sequence is MAGPLWRATVFVQRHRTGLLVGSCTGLFGAQISYHLFPDPVVQWLYQYWPQGQPAPLSPELERLFQEVQQDIGIPSGHHFEAFTTFTFQPVSAGFPRLPGGAVVGIPASFLGGPVTNTDRPVVVYGQRVDWRSPAGARLRDALTLSHEAQKFALAKEVVYLESGTAALQALPAPACLVGTWALGVGAKHALGLYGGPMSLRAAFNLVAAVAGFVAYAFSTDSLTHALEAWLDRRTASLSAAYARGGAEFYEKVLSGNLALRSLLGQRGEKLYTPSGNVVPRHWFRIKHLPDTARRDSVLQMWRAALGPGGA